The Candidatus Defluviibacterium haderslevense DNA window AATTCTTAATGCATCATCTAGACTATCAACCATTTCATTTAATTCGTGCATCATGATATCAGATTCAGCACTATTTAATATAGAATTATTAAGTGAATTAAGATAATATTGATTCTCACTATTATCATTAACTATACCGCCTTTCATTTTTCGGCGATAGTTATTGATAAAAATATTTTTCATAATGGTTATCAACCATGCCTTGAAATTGGTGCCAGGTTGAAATTTATCCCTATTCGAAAGGGCTCTAAAGGCCGTCTCTTGATACAAATCTTTTGCATCTTCTGAATCTCGGGTCAAACTAAACGCAAAATTATGAAGCGTTTGAGTTTGCTGATCAAAATGATTGAAGAACTCTACTGTCGACATGTTAAAAATTTTGTCAAATTTAATCTTTTGTTTAATGATTTTAAATACTTTATTAAACAAAATTTTGTTAATATTTTATAAAATTACTTGAATTTAACCTATTGCATTGATTATCAGCTAAATAATATATAATGGCTTTTATTCAAATGGCTCTGAACTTTCAATTTAAACTGAAATTTCAACAATAGTACAATTAATATTCAACGTTTTACTTTTGCGCCTTATTATATAAATAAAGTGCAACAAATGAAAATACAAAATTTGGAATCCATACAGCCACAATAGGTGGCATTATTTCATTGTTGGCAAAAGTAAGCGATAATTTAGATAAAAAAATGAAAACAACCCCTAAAATGATACCAAATGCC harbors:
- a CDS encoding RNA polymerase sigma factor; this translates as MSTVEFFNHFDQQTQTLHNFAFSLTRDSEDAKDLYQETAFRALSNRDKFQPGTNFKAWLITIMKNIFINNYRRKMKGGIVNDNSENQYYLNSLNNSILNSAESDIMMHELNEMVDSLDDALRIPFLRYFHGFKYQEIADELSLPLGTVKSRIFFARKALKNMITSHYKIYEEVAILEN